The DNA segment CAAGGGTCATTCCCGGAAAATAGGCATTGCTTGCTCCAGCCCCTGCTTCTGGCCCTGTAGGTAATTGAAATCCGGGGATCCCAATATTTTCTAAGGTGGGCATGAGAGAAGCAGAACCGCTGGCGTCAATGCGAGGTAAATAATTGGTGAAGGCTTCCTTCTTTTGCGCCTCGGCTTCTACTTTTTGTAAGGCCGATACTTTCAGTGACTTGTTGAACTCCAGCGCCAGGTTGCGGGTTTCTTCAAGGTTTAAAGGCTTTTTTTGTGCCTGGATAGATAGTGCAGAAACGATCCATCCGAAGCAAATTATCCATGTTTTTATATAGTATTTCATGTCTGAAATTTATTATTTAAGTGTATTCGATGCTACTCTCCAATAAATTTGTGCCGTCTGTTTGCGCGTTATATGGATCATCAAATATGCATATTTTGTTGTAATCATGGTTTAGTCGTGTAATGTTTTGGTATTCACTCTGTAGAGGATGGCATACAATACGGGTACTACCAGTAGGGTAACCAGTGATCCGATCAAGAGACCAAACATAACTGCCACTGCCATACCTTTAAACATAACGTCAAATAGCAAAGGTATCATACCTAAAATGGTTGTTAATGAAGCCATCATAACAGGACGCATCCTGGATACAGCAGAGTTGATAATGGCATTTAGCTGATCTACGCCGTTGTTTATCTCAAAGTTTATTTCATCGAGTAGTACAATGGCATTTTTTATCATCATACCAATGAGTCCCAGTGTACCAATGATGCCCATAAAACCAAATGGCGTAGACATAATGTGGTGACCAAGTGCTACCCCAACTAATGCCAGAGGTACAACTCCCATCACTATCATGGGTTGTTTTAAATTGTTGAACAGTAATATGATGATAAGTACCATTAGTCCGATCGCAAGGGGCAGCAACGAGAACAGGTTTTCATTGGCTTCTGCACTATCCTTGTGATCGCCTAGCCATTCCAGCTGATAACCATGTGGTAGTTCAATGGCTTCCACACCTTTGCTAACGGAGGTCCACAGTTCGGGAGCAGTCACTCCATCAACGGGATTACATTGTGCTTTGATAGCTCTGATGCCATCGTAACGTCGGATGGTTCCATTTTGCCAGCTTACCTTCACAGAATCAATAACTTGCCCCAGGGGTGTGCTGTTCATGGTATTGCCCCAAACGGGTACGGATGCGATGTTCTCCACATGCTTACCAATGGGTTCTTCCATTTTGAGTATGACGGGAAGCATATCTTCACCCTGATACAGTGCACCTACCGGTAAACCATTGGAAGCTATAGCTAAGGAATTGGCCACGTTGCTTCTCGTGATTCCTGTTAAGCGTGCCTGATCAATAGAATATTCAGGTGTAAGTATCTTCGACTGGTTTTTCCAGTTGTCTGTTACGATTTGTGCCAGGGGACTGGCGCGCATAACTTCTTTGGCTTGTTCTGCCAAATCATGTAATACCGCAGGATCGGGCCCTGTGAATTTGGCTTCTACCAGATATTCGCTAAATATTGGGCTGTACGTTCTTGATCTTACAAAAGCCTGTGGATATTTTTGCTGTAAAAATGGTATAATCTCAGCCGCTGTTTTTTGCGCTGTTTCAAAATCTTCGGCGTCAACAATTAACTCTCCGTAGTTATTGTTGCTTGTGTTCATGGGGCGTAAAAGTGTGTAACGGGCTGGTGTTTGTCCCAAGGCGATTGTGATGTTTTCAACTCCCTCCCAATCTTTTAGATCCTCATAAACCTGATCAAGATCTCTCTCTACCTGATAAATATCGCTACCCTGTGGTAACCAATATTCAATTACGTATTGAGGATAGTCTAGTCCTGGCATAAACTCTTGCCTAACAAATTTAAAGGACCATAGAGATACAAATAATAGTATGGTGGTTACGATAATAAAAACTGTTTTGTGCCATAACATCTGTTTTAATACGTTTTTAAACCATCTATAGATACCATTATTGTATGGGTCTTCATTTTCGTCTTGTTTTTTTGCACTTTGTTTTTTATAAAACCAACTGGCCATGTAAGGTGTTTGAATCATAGCAAATACCCAACTTAAGAATAGTGATATTGCAAGTACATAAAACAAAGATTTCAAGAATTCTCCTGCGGCACCAGGGGAGAATCCCAGAGGCATAAAGGCTAGGATGGCAATGACTGTTGCCCCCAATAGAGGTATGGCTGTTTTCTGTGCCGTATTGATAAAGGCCTTTTTTCGATCCATACTTGATTTGAGATCTATCAGAATGCCATCCGCAATTACGATTGCGTTATCGACCAACATACCCATGGCCACAATGATAGCAGCCAACGATACGCGTTGTAGTTCTATGCCTACTGCCTCCATGACAATAAAAGTACCAAGTATGGTAAATATTAGGCCACTGGCGATTAGCAGACCAGAACGAAGTCCCATGGCAAATAAAAGCACAATGATCACAATTAGTACCGATTCTATTAGGTTGATCATAAAGCCATTGATGGCAATGCTAACCCTCTCTGGCTGGAAGTAGACTTTGTTAATTTCAATGCCGACAGGCAGATCTTTTTGGATTTCAGCAATTTTGTTGTCAAATATCTCTCCAATCTTTACAACGTTTACTTTGCTTTCTACGGATACAGCTAAGGACATTGCATTCTTTCCATTGTATTTAAGTCCACTTCGCTTAGGAGTATAAAAGCTTCTCTCTACAGTTGCAATTTCACCTAAGACAAAAGAACCACCACCAGGAAGTTGAACCAGTAGGTTTTTGATGTCATCGATACTTTTAAATTTGGCGCCCAGACTTAGTCGGATTCGTTCAGTACCAACCACTACGCTTCCCGGATTAACAGTGCTCGATTGGTCATTGATGGCTTGAACAATAAGCATGGGGTTAATGCCCAGTTGTGCGAACTTTTCGGTAGAGAATTTGATATCTACGGTTTCGGTTTGTTGTCCGAAGATTTCTATTCTTCGGATATTGTCTACCAATAATAGTTCTCTTTTGATGTATTCCACATAGTCATTCAGTTCGCTATAAGAGTAGCCATCTGCACTGACGGAAATAAAGATGCCATACACATCACCAAAGTCATCCATCACAATGGGATCATTAGCGCCTGCAGGTAATGAACCTTTGGCATCGTTTATTTTTCTGCGCAAATGATCGTATAATTGTGGCATTTGTGGTGTTCGTACATTGTCGTCAACGTTGATCGTTATTTCTGACATGCCGTCCACTGAGCGAGATTCGACAAAGTCGATATTCTCCAGTTTTTGAACTGCTTTTTCTAAAACATCCGTAACCTCTAGTTCTACTTCCGCAGCGGAAGCACCAGGGTAAGGTGTTATAACAACAGCTGATTTAACTGGTATTTCAGGATTTTCAAGTTTTCCTAAACCGTCAAAGGCTAAAAACCCTCCAAAAAATACAGCAAACAAAAAGGCTGTGATAAAGGCCTTTTGGTTTAATACTTTTTCTAATGTTCCTTTACTCATAGCAAACCTCCGATGTTAGTAGCAGATTTTTTAGGTAAAATTTTTACTTTTTGGCCTTCTATTAAAGAATGAACGCCGGCTGTTACTACTTTTTCACCTGTTTTAATTTCACTTTTAATTTCCATTAAGCCATCTCCATGAATTTTGGATGCTGTAACCTCATGTTTTTTGACACTCATATCACGGTCTATTACCCAAATATATTGTTTTCCGGCTTGGGCAAATACGGCCTCTACTGGTACAAGTAGCCCTGCGTTTTCGCTTATTTTTTGTATTACCTTTACTTTAGCTACCATGCCAGGTTTAACCATATCTAGGCTGTCGGCATCCAAAAGTATTTTCGCTTCAAACATGCTGTCGTCACCGGTCTTTTTACTGATGGTTTTTATTTTAGCAGGAATATTGAACAGGTTAGCATTACGTATATCACATGTGATCCTGGCTACTTCACTCATTTCGTTGATCTGACCTTCAGGAATACTTACAACAACTTCTAAATTGGAGAAGTCAAGTAATTCAACAATGGGCTGACCCGCTCCAACTGTTTGGTAGTTTTCTATCATTTTTTTGTTGATGTATCCAGAAAAAGGAGCTTTTAAATCAGTGTCAGACAGTGCATTTGCTGCCGCTTCGTATTGGCTTTTAGCCATTAGAAAACCGGCTTCTAATTTGTCTAATGTGTTTTTAGGCAGTTTTTTGCGCTCATAAAGCTCCTGATATCTTTCGTACTCTGCTTTTGCTTGTTTGTACTGAGCCTCGGTCGCTTGTACTTTCACCCTATAATCGCGCTTGTCGATGCGAGCCAGTATTTGTCCTTTTTGAACATAGTCACCAGCATCAACGGATAATTCCTGAACCGGACCCCCAACTTTAAATGATAATGTAACTTGTCGGTTTTCCTTAACTACACCGTTGTAAATTAGTTTACTGCTTCCGTCTATGGGAAGTGCCTCCGTTGATTTTACATATTTTACATTTTCCTCTTGTTCCGTTGAGGATTTGTCTCCGCACGATGTAAACACTACGGCTGTCGTTAGCAGTAAGGATAGCCATAAACTTTTACTTTTCATTTTTATTATTTTAGATTTTATATTATGACAGTTTTATGAGGCTACAAATATACGATTTGAACAATTACTTATAATGTTTTAATAAAATGAAATGGTTAAATATTTGATTGAAGTAAATGATGACTTTATCGGATGGAGAATGCTTGGAGGGCTGTTAAAAAATAGGATATAAGTATTTATAAATGTTAATGATGCGTTCTTGCCTGTGGATGCGTATGTGGATTTATAATTTCAATTATTTATGAAAGGGAAGAAACTAGCTTGAGGGGAACTGTAAATATAAATCGGCTGCCTTTACCTAGTTTGCTCTCTACCCATATGCGGCCATTGTTCTTTTTGATAAATTCTTTGCAAAGGATAAGTCCTAAACCAGTTCCTGTTTCGTTGGCCGTGCCCATTTGAGTTAGCTTGTTGTCTATCTTAAATAGCTGGCAGATATCTTCTTTTTTTATGCCAATGCCGGTGTCTGATACCTCAAACTGCATGTGGTATTTGACTTGTTGGGCCGTAATTTTTACCTGGCCTTGGGGACTGGTAAATTTGAGTGCATTGGAAATCATGTTACGAAGTACAGTGGCAATCATGTCCTGGTCGGCCCATAATGCTTGGTTGGAATTTATATGGAAATGTAAAGCTATATTTTTTGATAGAGCCATTGGCTTGTATTGTGCCACAACCCTGTATATAATATCAGAGGCTTTAAAAATGGCTGGTTTGGGTTTTAATCCGTTGGATTGCAGTTGTGACCATTCTAAAAGGTTTTCTAATAAATGGTAGGTTTGATCTGCGGCTTCGTTTATAGATTGGGCGTATTTTTGTATGTTTTCCACATCATTTTCTGCCACATTTTCTACCAAAAGTTTGGATAAGCCCAATAATGCATTAAAAGGGTTTTTTAGGTCATGAGCAATGATTTTGAAAAATTTATCTTTTGAAGCGTTTAGTTTTGATAGTTGGTCTATCTGTTGAGAGATGAGTTCCTCTATTTCCTTTCGTTGTGTGATGTTACGTTCTATGTAAAGTACGCCTATGGGTGTGTCGTTTTCGTCACAGAGGACATTTGAATTGATCTCGCTGTAAAAATGTGTGCCATTTTTGCGAACCATTAATAACTCCACTGCTCCCGAAAGATTTCCTTTTATCATTTCTCCAATAAAATAAGTCGCTTTTTCGTGGTACTTGGGGTGTATAAACTCCAGTACGTTTCTTTGAATAATTTCGTCGGGAGAAGAATAGCCCCATTGGGAGACTATTTTAGAAGTAACATATTGTACCTTTCCTTTTAAATTGGTGATGGCAATTCCATCCGGAGAGGTTTCAATAATGGTTTTAAATTTTTGTTCGCTTTTTTTGAGAGCGCGTTCAAATTGATCTTTTTCTTTCAGGGAGTAGATTAATTTATTAAAATATAATGATAGATCGCCCAGGTAGTCTATGTTTTGATTTAAATCGCCTTCCGCAATTCTTTGTATTTGCCAAACCAAGTGGTTTAAATTGGCATGAAGTTGTTTGTATGCAGATACCCACTGGTTATTTGTGGGGGGTGTTGTTTGTATATTGCCTTTGGATAATTCTTCGATATAGTTTTTTGATTCGTTGTTTTTTTGCGATAAGGTTAGGATGGAATTAAAAAGGGTTTTATCGTCACCATCAGGTAGTTGTTCAACTTCTGTTTGTATGTCATAGAGCGAAGCTTTGGTATACTCTCCTTTTGCAATGCTATTTACTATTTGAGTAAGCCGTTGCTTCAAATTCGGTGATGTCATTTATTTTATATTTATTTCAAAGCGGCAAACTCTGGCACCTGTGCTCCAGCAATCCACCTCTGTAACACTAAATTCATTTCCTGTATAGGCCTTGAATATGCCGGCCAAAAGACCTTCGTCAAAATCGCAGGTGGTTGCATCCGTAATGGGCAAGCCGGAGCAATCTAAATCTTCGGACAAAACCAGTGTGAATTGTTGATTCTCTAAATCTGTTTTTTCAATTCTCAAGATGCTTGAGTTTAGTTCTTTAAGTGCCTTTTGTAAGTCCGCAATAAAGTCGTAAAATTCTTTTTTTATATCCAGTGCATGGGTACAAAACTCTATGCCTGCAATATATCCTGCTTTGTAAAAAAAATGTTGGGTGGCTTCTTTTCCCAGCTCCATTTCTAACACATTCCGTAAGGAATATTGCATAAGTCTGTATGTTACAACACTTGTGCTATTGCCTAAATTGGGCCTTCCCAGCTCAATATCGCCAAGGTCAGACCATTTAAAACTATAGGAAATTGGTTCCATTGTCTCCCAAATTAAATTTTGCACAAAAATAACGCAAAAACTCACTTATCCTTGTAAAAAAGTAGATTAAAAGTATTTTATTCTTTGAAAATGATTTGAATAGCACCAGGATTGTTATCTTCATATTTTCTCAACTAAACAATTTTATTGTTTTGTCAATAATGACTGAAGATAAACAAATGAGAATAGTTTGGTGTTACTACTACATTAAACAGATTAAACACACGTAGAATATTTATTATTTAACGGATTTCTTAATTAATTTCGGTTGTGGGAAAAGGATATCTATGGCCGTCAAAATAACTATCAATTAAGTATATACCTATGAATGACAATAGGATTCCATTTAAGAAGTTTCATTTGCGAAACGAACGTCTTCGGGGTCAATATGACGAGGCATATTATTCGAAACAACATGCCAAAGGAAAACTGACAGCCAGAGAGAGAATTGATTTTTTGATGGATGAGGGCAGTTTTCGAGAAATAGATGCCTTTGTTAAACCTTTGGGAAGAGAAGATGAAGAAAAGTATGGTGATGGTGTTATTGTAGGCTACGGAACCATCAACGGGCGTAAAGTATTTTTGTTTGCACAGGATTTTACCTTTATGGGAGGTTCATTGGGAACTGTTCATGCTCGTAAAATACAAAAAGTGCAAGAGATGTCGTTAAAGATGGGGCATCCTATCATTGGCCTTATCGATTCAGGAGGCGCTCGTATACAGGAGGGTGTAGCTAGTTTAGCAGGATATGCCGGTATTTTTATGCAGAATGTTAAGAGTTCAGGTGTTATTCCACAGATATCTGTTATTCTGGGACCTGCAGCAGGAGGTGCTGTTTATTCTCCAGCACTCACCGATTTTAGGTTTATGACCAAAGATACTTCATATATGTTTGTTACGGGGCCGGAAGTGGTCAAGGAAGTATTAAATGAAGATGTGACCTTCGAGGATCTTGGAGGAGCCGAAGTGCACGCTACGGAGAGTGGTGTGGCAGATATGATTTTTAATGATGAAGAGCATACCTTGATGGGGGTTAAGAAGCTCCTGAGTTATCTGCCTTCTAATAATGTGGAACATCCGCCAGTAAAACGGGACGAAGATATTGAGCCTGGGAAACCTGAGAAACTTTCCTTATTATTACCAGATGACCCCAATAAGCCTTACGACGTGGTGGATGTGATTCGCTTGATTGTGGATAAGGGGTCGTTTTTTGAGATTGCGGAAAAGCATGCGCAAAATATAGTGATAGGTCTTGCTCGTTTAAATAATCAGGTTATTGGAGTGGTGGCTAATCAGCCCAAAGTAATGGCCGGCTGCCTTGATATCAATGCATCCAAAAAGGCAGCGCGTTTTGTGCGTTTTTGTGATTCTTTTAATGTTCCTGTGTTGGTGTTGGAAGATGTTCCTGGATTTATGCCAGGAAAAAGTCAGGAGCAGAATGCAATTATTATGCATGGAGCCAAGTTGTTGTATGCCTTTGCGGAGGCTACAGTGCCTAAGGTTACGGTTATTCTACGAAAAGCTTTTGGAGGTGCCTATATTGTAATGAATAGTAAGAATATGGGGGGTGATTTTAATTTTGCATGGCCAACGGCTCAGGTGGCAGTTATGGGACCTGAAGGAGCTGTTAAAATATTAAATAGAAAGGAATTGGCCAGTGCAAAGGATCCCGAAGAATTAAAGCGTAAATTGATTGCCGATTACAAGGATAATGTGGCCAATCCATATGTGGCCGATGAAAAGGGATATATTGATGAAGTGATTGATCCCTCTGAAACGCGGCAGGTTATTATCAATGCTTTTGCCTTGCTTGAAAACAAAGTTGAACAGAACCCGATACGTAAACACGGGAATATACCATTATAATTAAATCATAGGATCAGGTAGTATGGTGTAAAAGTTTAGGTAGCGATTATACTGGCTTTTGATACTTGATTCCGGATAGGATAAAAATCATGAAAATTAACTCGATTTTAATTGCCAATCGTGGAGAAATAGCGATCAGAATAGCCCGGACGGCTAAAAGTATGGGTATAAAAACCTATATGTTTATGTCGCATCACGAACCCAATGCCTTGCATTTAGATCATGCCGATGAGGTGATCGATGTGTCTGATAATTCTTTTATTAATGTTTATACTAATATTGATAAGCTAATAGAAACAGCATTACATTATAA comes from the Saccharicrinis fermentans DSM 9555 = JCM 21142 genome and includes:
- a CDS encoding V4R domain-containing protein, whose protein sequence is MEPISYSFKWSDLGDIELGRPNLGNSTSVVTYRLMQYSLRNVLEMELGKEATQHFFYKAGYIAGIEFCTHALDIKKEFYDFIADLQKALKELNSSILRIEKTDLENQQFTLVLSEDLDCSGLPITDATTCDFDEGLLAGIFKAYTGNEFSVTEVDCWSTGARVCRFEINIK
- a CDS encoding acyl-CoA carboxylase subunit beta, with product MNDNRIPFKKFHLRNERLRGQYDEAYYSKQHAKGKLTARERIDFLMDEGSFREIDAFVKPLGREDEEKYGDGVIVGYGTINGRKVFLFAQDFTFMGGSLGTVHARKIQKVQEMSLKMGHPIIGLIDSGGARIQEGVASLAGYAGIFMQNVKSSGVIPQISVILGPAAGGAVYSPALTDFRFMTKDTSYMFVTGPEVVKEVLNEDVTFEDLGGAEVHATESGVADMIFNDEEHTLMGVKKLLSYLPSNNVEHPPVKRDEDIEPGKPEKLSLLLPDDPNKPYDVVDVIRLIVDKGSFFEIAEKHAQNIVIGLARLNNQVIGVVANQPKVMAGCLDINASKKAARFVRFCDSFNVPVLVLEDVPGFMPGKSQEQNAIIMHGAKLLYAFAEATVPKVTVILRKAFGGAYIVMNSKNMGGDFNFAWPTAQVAVMGPEGAVKILNRKELASAKDPEELKRKLIADYKDNVANPYVADEKGYIDEVIDPSETRQVIINAFALLENKVEQNPIRKHGNIPL
- a CDS encoding PAS domain-containing sensor histidine kinase — its product is MTSPNLKQRLTQIVNSIAKGEYTKASLYDIQTEVEQLPDGDDKTLFNSILTLSQKNNESKNYIEELSKGNIQTTPPTNNQWVSAYKQLHANLNHLVWQIQRIAEGDLNQNIDYLGDLSLYFNKLIYSLKEKDQFERALKKSEQKFKTIIETSPDGIAITNLKGKVQYVTSKIVSQWGYSSPDEIIQRNVLEFIHPKYHEKATYFIGEMIKGNLSGAVELLMVRKNGTHFYSEINSNVLCDENDTPIGVLYIERNITQRKEIEELISQQIDQLSKLNASKDKFFKIIAHDLKNPFNALLGLSKLLVENVAENDVENIQKYAQSINEAADQTYHLLENLLEWSQLQSNGLKPKPAIFKASDIIYRVVAQYKPMALSKNIALHFHINSNQALWADQDMIATVLRNMISNALKFTSPQGQVKITAQQVKYHMQFEVSDTGIGIKKEDICQLFKIDNKLTQMGTANETGTGLGLILCKEFIKKNNGRIWVESKLGKGSRFIFTVPLKLVSSLS
- a CDS encoding efflux RND transporter permease subunit → MSKGTLEKVLNQKAFITAFLFAVFFGGFLAFDGLGKLENPEIPVKSAVVITPYPGASAAEVELEVTDVLEKAVQKLENIDFVESRSVDGMSEITINVDDNVRTPQMPQLYDHLRRKINDAKGSLPAGANDPIVMDDFGDVYGIFISVSADGYSYSELNDYVEYIKRELLLVDNIRRIEIFGQQTETVDIKFSTEKFAQLGINPMLIVQAINDQSSTVNPGSVVVGTERIRLSLGAKFKSIDDIKNLLVQLPGGGSFVLGEIATVERSFYTPKRSGLKYNGKNAMSLAVSVESKVNVVKIGEIFDNKIAEIQKDLPVGIEINKVYFQPERVSIAINGFMINLIESVLIVIIVLLFAMGLRSGLLIASGLIFTILGTFIVMEAVGIELQRVSLAAIIVAMGMLVDNAIVIADGILIDLKSSMDRKKAFINTAQKTAIPLLGATVIAILAFMPLGFSPGAAGEFLKSLFYVLAISLFLSWVFAMIQTPYMASWFYKKQSAKKQDENEDPYNNGIYRWFKNVLKQMLWHKTVFIIVTTILLFVSLWSFKFVRQEFMPGLDYPQYVIEYWLPQGSDIYQVERDLDQVYEDLKDWEGVENITIALGQTPARYTLLRPMNTSNNNYGELIVDAEDFETAQKTAAEIIPFLQQKYPQAFVRSRTYSPIFSEYLVEAKFTGPDPAVLHDLAEQAKEVMRASPLAQIVTDNWKNQSKILTPEYSIDQARLTGITRSNVANSLAIASNGLPVGALYQGEDMLPVILKMEEPIGKHVENIASVPVWGNTMNSTPLGQVIDSVKVSWQNGTIRRYDGIRAIKAQCNPVDGVTAPELWTSVSKGVEAIELPHGYQLEWLGDHKDSAEANENLFSLLPLAIGLMVLIIILLFNNLKQPMIVMGVVPLALVGVALGHHIMSTPFGFMGIIGTLGLIGMMIKNAIVLLDEINFEINNGVDQLNAIINSAVSRMRPVMMASLTTILGMIPLLFDVMFKGMAVAVMFGLLIGSLVTLLVVPVLYAILYRVNTKTLHD
- a CDS encoding efflux RND transporter periplasmic adaptor subunit, giving the protein MKSKSLWLSLLLTTAVVFTSCGDKSSTEQEENVKYVKSTEALPIDGSSKLIYNGVVKENRQVTLSFKVGGPVQELSVDAGDYVQKGQILARIDKRDYRVKVQATEAQYKQAKAEYERYQELYERKKLPKNTLDKLEAGFLMAKSQYEAAANALSDTDLKAPFSGYINKKMIENYQTVGAGQPIVELLDFSNLEVVVSIPEGQINEMSEVARITCDIRNANLFNIPAKIKTISKKTGDDSMFEAKILLDADSLDMVKPGMVAKVKVIQKISENAGLLVPVEAVFAQAGKQYIWVIDRDMSVKKHEVTASKIHGDGLMEIKSEIKTGEKVVTAGVHSLIEGQKVKILPKKSATNIGGLL